One genomic region from Oncorhynchus gorbuscha isolate QuinsamMale2020 ecotype Even-year linkage group LG13, OgorEven_v1.0, whole genome shotgun sequence encodes:
- the LOC123992475 gene encoding 2-acylglycerol O-acyltransferase 3-like — protein MKSLSLQPPLNRDQSTTMQGTSALRTVALVLYNHLFFVGVKTTETVSGMKLVKTQRTEFLENISVLQWIWSFLLLGPVCIGLMVYLLLTSLWPLPVLYLLWQVTDWHTPERGGRRSSFVRNWKVWNRVRDYFPMKLVKTAELNPNENYILGCHPHGVLSIGAFASFSTEACGFMDLFPGVRSCLCILGGLFKIPLYREYAMATGCCPVSKPSLKHLLSNSGQGNAVVIVIGGAAESLLSLPGVNTVVMKQRKGFVRVALEFGANLVPVYSYGENNIFRQVIFSEGSVGWRLQQLFKKIMSFSPCLFVGERWFWMPYHCPVTTVVGSPIPVPKRPFPTQEEVDHYHGLYMESLVKLFNEHKASCGLSDSHELQIV, from the coding sequence ATGAAATCGTTATCTCTGCAGCCTCCGTTGAACCGTGATCAAAGTACGACAATGCAGGGTACTAGTGCTCTCCGAACAGTCGCTCTTGTTCTCTATAATCACCTTTTTTTTGTGGGGGTGAAAACTACAGAAACGGTTTCAGGGATGAAGCTGGTGAAAACTCAAAGGACAGAATTCCTGGAGAATATCAGTGTTCTGCAGTGGATCTGGAGCTTCCTCCTGTTAGGTCCGGTTTGTATTGGATTGATGGTGTACCTTTTGTTGACCAGTCTGTGGCCGCTGcctgttctctacctcctctgGCAGGTGACGGACTGGCACACACCTGAAAGAGGAGGCAGGAGAAGTTCTTTTGTGAGAAACTGGAAAGTGTGGAATCGCGTTAGGGACTACTTCCCCATGAAGTTAGTGAAGACGGCGGAGTTGAACCCGAACGAGAACTACATCTTAGGGTGTCATCCTCATGGGGTGTTGAGTATCGGAGCCTTTGCCTCGTTTAGCACCGAGGCCTGTGGATTTATGGACCTCTTTCCTGGGGTGCGCTCCTGCCTCTGCATCCTGGGGGGCCTCTTCAAGATCCCCCTCTACAGGGAATATGCCATGGCCACAGGTTGTTGTCCAGTCAGCAAGCCTAGTCTAAAGCACCTTCTGTCTAATAGTGGACAAGGCAATGCGGTGGTGATTGTGATAGGGGGCGCTGCTGAGTCACTGTTGAGCCTGCCTGGGGTCAACACTGTGGTTATGAAGCAGAGGAAAGGCTTTGTCCGGGTGGCCCTGGAGTTTGGGGCTAACCTGGTGCCCGTCTACTCGTATGGGGAGAACAATATTTTCCGCCAGGTGATCTTCTCAGAGGGGAGTGTGGGCTGGAGGTTACAGCAACTCTTTAAGAAGATCATGAGCTTTTCCCCATGTCTGTTTGTAGGTGAACGCTGGTTCTGGATGCCTTACCACTGTCCGGTCACCACTGTCGTGGGTAGTCCTATCCCAGTACCAAAGAGGCCTTTTCCCACTCAGGAGGAGGTGGACCACTATCATGGCCTCTATATGGAATCCCTGGTCAAGCTCTTCAATGAACACAAGGCCAGCTGTGGACTCTCAGACAGCCACGAGCTGCAGATCGTATAG